Sequence from the Oncorhynchus kisutch isolate 150728-3 linkage group LG12, Okis_V2, whole genome shotgun sequence genome:
atgtggaagaaggtgctctggtcagatgaaaccaaaattgaactttttggcaacaatgcaaaacgttatgtttggcataaaagcaacacagcgcatcaccctgaacacaccatccccactgtcaaacatggtggtggcagcatcatggtttgggcctgcttttcttcagcagggacagggaagatggttaaaattgatgggaagatggatggagccaaatacaggaccattctggaagaaaacctgatggagtctgcaaaagacctgagactgggacggagatttgtcttccaacaagacaatgatccaaaacataaagcaaaatctacaatggaatggttcaaaaataaacatatccaggtgttagaatggccaagtcaaagtccagacctgaatccaatcgagaatctgtggaaagaactgaaaactgctgttcacaaatgctctccatccaacctcactgagctcgagctgttttgcaaggaggaatgggaaaaaatgtcagtctctcgatgtgcaaaactgatagagacataccccaagcgacttacagctgtaatcgcagcaaaaggtggcactacaaagtattaacttaagggggctgaataattttgcacgcccaatttttccgtttttgatttgttaaaaaagtttgaaatatccaataaatgtcgttccacttcatgattgtgtcccacttgttgttgattcttcacaaaaaaatacagttttatatctttatgtttgaagcctgaaatgtggaaaaaggtcgcaaagttcaagggggccgaatactttcgcaaggcactgtatttcgtTGAAAGTGGGGTTATCCTGAATACAGTACCTGTGATGGTATGGACCTTCTTGACACTGCAGACATTTCCTGTCCCATCGTCTGTTCTGACCCACACAAACAGCCTGTCCCTGGGGGCCCCAACCATCTTGTAGAAGAACTGCAGACACTGCTCCTTCCTCTTAGGGTAGAGGATGCGTGACTCTAGAAGAGCGCTTTTCCCCACTGTCGCTTTAGATGTGTCAAACCTCATGAAATAGCCAGCATCTACAGAGAGGGTCATTGATACAGTACACATACTTAACCAACCATATATGATTGCTAACATCAAGTGGAAGgattgtcatgactgtcctgtgaggatccaaatGTATAGGGGGAGGAGGGAATTGGTGTGGAGGGGTTGAGACCTCACACCCTGTGGTAAATTAAAGGAGAGGAGATCCAGTGTCTCCCTCTCCAAATTCATAAAGGAATGTGCTTTATCTCCAGAGACTTTTCCCGCAGAAACTTTAACTCATTCAAAagtgaatactggaacaatattccCAACAGAGAACTTGGGAATGGTGACATTGTtggttattttgtgatgtcattaaatatgttataaaggaaatactgtaacttgaaaaGTATACCCACTACATGTGCGAAATCTCCATCCAATACGTTGTGCATGAAATATGAACAATGATGaaagtgtttttgttaagagaACGATGTGATGTTAGAAATATAAGAGGAAATTGTTTCTATAACTTTGTACAATTGAGTAGTCACTGCCCCttgagggaggtcagagagcatGTCAGTCTCTCGAACAACCCCATTTTGAATTAACTGTATAAAACGAGGACTTAAGAATTCACATATGAGTGGTTCGAAATCTCAACATGAGGTAGAGACGATAGTCACCTCccagacaatcactggtacagctgatcagctgtcctaagtaaagtatctagAAAAGTGAACTTAAGTGGGACCATACTACTACTCTTCTTAATCTCATCCCCCAATGTATAACACCGACACTGCTGGCTAGCCTATATTCAAAGAGAAAGGTTCAGGAGCGAATGGAAAGTAGAataaactctgtagttctgttcaggactatgCGACAAGTCAATGGATACTGGACAACGGCAGAGGACAACAGTAGAAGAGACAGGTGGGGACCCTTTTGGAGCATTACAAGCGTGCTTCGGGAAAGGCCCAAACAAAACCCCTTCCAAGAAGGCTTGGTTCCAACCGAGATACCTGGCGAACCAAGGCATTTACACGtgaatacattcatgatttcttactccaaaCGGGCGGCGgttcgtgtgcaaagtatatgattactgtgagagtAGTTTCTAAATGTACCAAAGTGTTatgtctctgcccctctctctcgccctctccatcTCCTTTGTAACAAGCTGCAATATTGTGACAGTCTGCTCGGGACCTGTTTCtaatgtattaagtgtgtatgtttatcctgtgttatcatttagttagctagtaaataaataattaatcaaatttgtgtagtactgaatcataagtaaggctgaggtttttgcagatgcaggaggttatgactgttcagaatgatgatatgatacgaggGGTTGATTCATACATTGACTGTTTTATGGATGTGATAAGTAAAGACCTTTTAGAGTTTaattcaggagatggtaactaAATAAACAACCGCTCTCATGGTGGCCCAAATTTCTTATGCGTTAATTGTAACATTATTCATTTAATCGGGAAACAATTAAACGTAGTCAGTTGATTAGATGAATAACAGTCATCATAtgaatgaaagtaaagtcacgacaGGATGAAGAATGTGAAAGATTTTGTCCGTGTGTGTAGGTAGTACTGTAGGAACCTCTGCAGCGGCCTGCCAGTGTGTGGTCTGGCTCCTCAGCGCTGCTCAGGGTCTGGACCCAGTCTGCCTCATCAGTCTCACCCTGGATCATACCACAGATGTTGATCAGCTCAAAGGAACACTGGTCCAGGAGAGTGTGTGTATTGGCTGCAACAACAGCAACTCTGTTAGCTGTTattcataatcatcatcatcaaatcTCTATCAGAATGGCAATGTCTAAGGCTGTGGTTGTTCATCATAATTTCCTTATACTTTATTTGATGCTACTGAGCAAAGTTGATGGCTCTTGCAGTTTGATCATGTAGGTCATTCCATCTGGGTCACTTACTGCAGTCGTACAGGCGGTTCAGCCTGAGCAGGTCTACTGCGCTGAAGTCCAGACGCTGTCCGATGATCTCATTGAACGCTGGGATGGCTGTGGTGATGGTAGGGACGGTGGCGTTCTTGTTGAAAGACAATGGCCTGTAATGCATGACGGACTCATAGTCATATGGCGTGTTCAGGtctgtgatgaagtcgtcctcaTACTTGTTAAAGTTGTGCTCCTTTCCTGTAGATATGCAGGTtacagaatgtgttattcaaaaTGGTTAGACGCTTGTAAATCACTTTTCCAAGTAAGATTTGCAATTATTCTTGTGTGGATTGTGTGGGTTTTTTTCTTCCTATTTCTAGgtattactgcgctgttggagctaaaaacacaatcattttgctctacctgtgataacatctgcaaatctgtgtacactTTGATACACAACTGATACTTGTATCTGCCACCGTCTGTGCTTAACTCCATCACACCCACCTTCTATGATTTGGTCCCACCAGATCTTGACGTAGTCGTCTCTGTCAGAGCGTGACTGCTCATGGTAGAAGCCCAGAGCGTGGAGGAGCTCGTGCTCCACGATGGCCTTGGTGTCACAGCGCGCCCCTATGGAGAGGTTCTGTCCTACCTTATCATCTCCTACAAATGACCAGCATCTGTGACCGTCACAGACAGGATTACGCATTATGACACGAGAGTAaacacaaaatcaaatcaaatttaaaaaaatgttattcgtcacataccgagaaatgcttacttaataGACCTTAATTATCCCTAAGTGTCGATTGAcacaatccccatcaaaatctgtcaatttaagatAGAGatatccgttttttttttttgcattggatgtttCTCAATCCACCTCCCCAGATGTCGCGGTGAAATGTGTTTGTCACACCATGagaaaaatcggtcttctcacgaaaacgccTGTAGCGTCTGAACTATTTTGCCCATTATCTATCTATtatgacccccacaagtgtcaggggACTCATCTGTCCAAACTGTTAcagctacaaactaatgtgaccccactgtggAAAGTGGAGATTCTCACGAAAATGATGGTGTCATGGGACTCGTTTGAAGGTAACTGGTACTAGTTtcaaaaaatgaatggaagtgtgAAGGTAGTTTTCTGCCTATCCCccaaaaggggttaaatatgtgtataaAAAAAACTGCAATATTTCTGAGCTCCTAGATATATGACAGACACTTAAAAAACAATTATGAATGTGtttttcaatgtgtttctatgggctatagtaatAAAAGCCTAATGTAATATTTTATCaatcatttttttatatatatattttttgacctGAAGGGGTTCTAAAATTCTAACTCAAATCGCTAAATTATCCATAAATGATCACCTTAACCaagaagcccttaaccaacaatgaagagTTTTAAAAAAGTAAGTCAGAAAAATGTGCTAAAGGAAAAATAGGAACAATACAATGTTTCCTCATTTGTTCTGTGGAGAAAACTGATTTACAATCGTCCATCTTACTTCATATTTCACCATAACATTACTTTACTGTGGTCCACACAGAATATGTACCTCATCATAACAATGGTGACATGAAGGACAGTACTCAACAAAATGCTTTAGCATATTCTGTCACGTTCTTCGTAtgaatcggaccaaggcgcagagtTGTTTGCGTACATTCTAtatttattaaaagaatgaacactgaacactgaacaaattaacaaaacaacaaaacaaaccgtgaagctaatatgaaTAATGCAGACAGGCAtctaaacatagaacaagaatCGACTaacacaaaagggaaaatggctacctaaatatgatccccaatcagagacaacgataaacagctgcctctgattgggaaccatatcaggccaccatagacatacaaatacctagacctacaaaacccctagacatacaaacaccctagacaatacaaaaactagcatacccaccctcgtcacaccctgacctaaccagatataaagaaaacagagatatctaaggtcagagcgtgacataAAGTATTCCTCGACTTTACACTAAAAGAGGGGTCACCGTTTATTACAGGTTTGGAATCTGTAGACGCATAGAACACTATGATGAATGTAATTTCCTTAGATAAGCATTTTCTAATCTGTGCTCTCCATAAAACCTTGTATTTTATGCTTTGGAGGGACAGGTGGTCCATAAAGTTAACCAAGAGCTCATGACATTACAGTGTATTTGGCTGAACTCACCCACTCAGCTTTGTGAAGGAGATGTATGTGCTTTCTCCCTCATAGGGCTTGAAGTCCACACAGGATTTCAGGCGGTATGCTTCGAATGCCTGGTGAATAACACCTTTTGCATTCAGCTCTGAGGGAGTGAATATGAACTGGTTTTCAGAATGTTGTCAATGACTGTATTTCACACAGCATTGAGACATGGTTGGTAGAGCCTACATACCCAAAGAATCTGTCAAGATGTAAGGAATGGGAAACTTCCATCTTCTCGTTTCATCCAGGATTGCATTTCGCCTTGGCtgcaaaatccattaaaaaaaatgAGGCTAACTGATTTATGTTTAGTCAACTATTACATAGAACAAGGCTATGAAGAGAAGTGTACTTACATCACCTGCAATGTCTCCCTCAAAGAGATGTAGATCTGCTTCTGAAATATCAGGAAATAAACAAATCTATCACTCTCAGTAAAATAAATATTGCCAGATTTGTGAGATTATTGCACATACTATTATATAACTTCAGTAATGTTACAGTTTAACTGAGAGAGTGTAGAGAAAATTACCTGAATTGATCTCAAGTATATCCTCTCGCAATTCACCTGCATCTGCATCACCACCTATTCAATCAACAGAGAAACCATTCTGTAAGAACACAGAGCATTATCACACATACACCCTTATGCACGAGACGATCTAGAACTTACCATAACGTGTCGGAACAGCTTGCACCTACAACAAAAAGAGACACTGCTAATAATTGATCAAATGTAcaattattataattaagtcaatTCCTTTCAATAACATAGGATGTGTGCCGTACCTTGAACACAACCAGAATTGCAATGAAAGCGGTGAACCTCCATGGCGCATTGACAAAGCCCATGTTTAATCTGGAGGAGTTGGATATGTGTTTATCTGCTATTGTAAACAGGCCAATAAAGTCAGAGTCTGGATGAAACTTTGatctatacagatgtaggatcttaatttgaacacCATTTTGTTGCTAAGAATTTCTTGCACATCAGGAATTGCAAAGCTATAAATAATGTATCCACTTTACAATATCAGACTTGATTTGCTCTAATGGAAATGTATCAATCCTGACATAAATGTCCATTAataataatccacataataattcacatttactGTTGCTggaggattattttcctgttgtaACAAActtgctcaaattaagatcctacatctgtttaTAATGACTGTAATGAGTAACGTGAACTTAACACTTGAccatcacatctctctctctaactttgcCATTCAGTCAGATGTGTCGTGTCATATCATTATCTTCAATGATCTTATCTTGTAACCTTGGCAGATAAATATGTTGTTGTGTTTTGGTACTATGTCAGCAACagtttcaaacatgatttagtgttTTCGATTGAGTTTCTGACATGCACTTTTAGCATGCAGGTTTAAGTTTCTTAAGTTTAAACCTAATTTCTAAATGATTTTAATATAAAACAAATAGTGTATTAATTGCAGTTGTGTTTTCTCCAGGTTTATGTATTTACTAGTCTTCATTTGTCCTGAGCTACATGGTGTTATTAAAGACAGGCAGAGTGGGTAATAGTGTGTTAgaacatacagtgagctccaaaagttcGAAcgtatgtaacagtatagcttccgtccttctcctcgcctctacctggactcgaaccagggaccttctgcacacatcgacaacagccaccctcgaagcatcattacccatcgtcCCACAAAAGCTGcagctcttgcagagcaaggggaacaactacttcaaggtctcatagcgagtgacgtcaccgattgaaacgctattagcgtgcaccccgctaactagctagctagtgagTTCAAAAGTATAGGGAAcgtgatatatatttttaatggcGCTGTACTCCGTAACTTTTGGAtatgaaattatacaatgacaataaggttaaagtgcagaccgttagctttaatttgagggtatttccaTCCCTATCGAATAAACCGTTAAGAGATACAGCACaatttgtacatagtccccccgtTTTAGGGTACCAAAAGTAttaggacaaattcacttatgtgtattaaagtagtaaaaaacgatgtatttggtcccatattcatagcacataacaactacatcaagcttgtgactatacaactttgttggatgcatttgctgtttgttttggttgtgtttcagattattttgtgcccaaaagAAAGGGTAAATAATGTAATGTGCCATTTTTTTGTtcattttattgtaaataagaatagaatatgtttataaacatttctacattaatgtggatgctaccatgattacggataatcctgaatgaatcgtgaataatggtgagtgagaaagttacagatgcacaaatatcatacccccaagacatgctaacctctcaccattacaataacaggggaggttagcatttttggggggtatgacATTTGTGCGTATGTAACTTTCTCActtatcattattcacgattcattcagattaaagctgacagtctgtatatattattatattgttatttacaGTATGTCATTAATACTAATCATGGAAATTGATTAAAAATTATTGATATTATACTAATAATCATATGTAATTTAGATAATGTAGATAATGAAAAAATGCTGGCAATTTTCTTGAATGATTAATTACctatttatttcttattcttgaAAATTTGTTGCAGCCCTCCCATATATGCAACATTTGTATTTAGATTTTTTGTCAGGATGACAGAAATGAAAGTATAGAAATGTGCCCTTAAATCAAAATAGGATGAGAGAGAACAATGTGGTGTCATGTTTACATgtggtgttttttgttgttgttgtttggttAGTGTTGTAAAAATAATtgagtctgcactttaacctcacaatcattgtatcatttcaaatccagtACAGAGCTAAAGCAACAACaacatgtgtcactgtcccaatacttttggagcgcACTGTACATCCTTATCTTTTATTCTGGTTATGGGTGGCAGGGCAAATGGTGGATAACTGGTGAACAGACTAATGTTGGAGACAATACTTTGAAGAGTTTGATTTGAATCTGTTAAAAGCTGCACGGAGGTGCATTTCACAGCCTACAAATAAACAAACCAGTATCCAGATGGAGGCCACAGACAGATTGTCAAGACAGTGTTTAACATTACAACTGACACATTTACTTGTATAGGCCTGCCAATGTTTACTTCCACTGCCTTTCTGTGAATGTTTGAAATAAAAAGAAAAGTGAACATTGACATTTAAAAATGCATAAAGTCTGCATCTGATAGTTGTTCTGGACAGCCTCAGTCCTGACTCCGGAGATGAACTGGAGACTTAATTGGAACTTCACTTTTGATCAGCGGAGTTAGATCTGGAAATACAAAACGACAGGGGACATGTTTAACACAGTTTCAAGTGTGATCCAAAAAAAATCTCAGAGCCCTTTGAAAGTAGAGTCAGGCGCACCTTCAAACTCAACGAAGAGAATGAGGTCATCATTCTTCAGGTAGCTCCTACTATTGAGGTGGTAGTGGGAGAAGTAGGCGTTCCAGCCCCAGGTCCAGCCATGATAACAGTCACAGGACGGGTCGTACGTCCCCATCTTGGACGGGTTATCCCAGTACAATATGTTGGAGTCTGAAAGATTGTTATAA
This genomic interval carries:
- the mep1a.2 gene encoding meprin A subunit alpha, with protein sequence MGFVNAPWRFTAFIAILVVFKVQAVPTRYGGDADAGELREDILEINSEADLHLFEGDIAGDPRRNAILDETRRWKFPIPYILTDSLELNAKGVIHQAFEAYRLKSCVDFKPYEGESTYISFTKLSGCWSFVGDDKVGQNLSIGARCDTKAIVEHELLHALGFYHEQSRSDRDDYVKIWWDQIIEGKEHNFNKYEDDFITDLNTPYDYESVMHYRPLSFNKNATVPTITTAIPAFNEIIGQRLDFSAVDLLRLNRLYDCTNTHTLLDQCSFELINICGMIQGETDEADWVQTLSSAEEPDHTLAGRCRDAGYFMRFDTSKATVGKSALLESRILYPKRKEQCLQFFYKMVGAPRDRLFVWVRTDDGTGNVCSVKKVHTITGDGDDSWNVAHVTLKVRERFRYFFQGTVGSNNNAEGAILIDDITLTETTCPSGVWRIQNFTGLLAITPAGGRIRSKPFYSAEGYAYGISLYPKGRDGTYPDYVGVTFHLCSGENDGVMEWPVMNRQATVTAMDQDPDAKLRMSATRSFTTDTTNPYWVKPTSTSGAEWDASSNCYRGSEYGWTTFLSHDQLHRRSFLKNDDLIIVADFDDLTHLVKMEVPVQPKSPSGDLPEEETPRQEKEMADGPKHRQARAVPSDPCSPDPCLNGGVCVVEKHGKATCRCATGQATYYAGETCEKQHIDGRILGVLIGGAAGTIVLTLAIFSVIRRVH